tctaagtatcaactttaaggttaatgaattttggattttaattttaaacaattaaTCCTAAAATTTATTTGATCGACGATATTTGGTTTCGATAAAAACTAAAATGATGAAAAAGATTTCAGTCCgcagaataaagaagaagaagaggaggaatatcatgattatgaaaataaatgatataggtttagatttagtataaagatAAAGAACAGTGTATAGAGTTTTCTATGTTTAAGACACCCCATAATCATCTTTCCTGGATGGGTATTAAAAAGTCGCCCCTTATTCTTTTTGGGTCGCCCTACAAATGCTAAGCTATAatacgttttttttttggtttcgggTTGGGGTGCCCTTAGTAAACATGTGATGATCACCAAGTTTTGTCTCTTGTTTGCTTTCTTCCATTTCTCAGTTCCTCTTTCTCACAGCTTGATTCTACAGACACAGGTACtaagcttcttcttctttttttttctttctccatcTCTAGATTTTGATTATCTTCATCCTCCTTGACACAATCGTAACTAGAAGAACCCTTAAACCCCAAAACCAGGCTAGTTTTCCAATCCAATTTGTTACTTAGGGCATTTTTTTGGCTCACTGATTTGACTTGCCCGGATTGTTAAATCTCTTTTTTAACGAATACCCATCTTATGTAATGAATGGTTTTGTTGTTTTTATATGTAATTGTTATGGTTCATAGTTCATAAGATTTTGAGATTGTTATAGAGGCTGTTTCTAGACAGAAAAAAGGTCTTAGATTTCTGTAATTTAAGAAAAGCATGTCTAattgattgaattgaattgaatgTCTCATTGGTCATTAGTGTAAGGAGATTGGGATCAGTAGTTATAGAATCACAATATCAATCGTTTTAAGCCGGATTTGATGTTATTATACTTGTTAAAACTAGGTATCAAATTGGATAGAGTGAGATTCTGTATGAAATCGACATGTTGAAATACAGTTTCAGATGTCCTCCATCCGGTCAATCTTAATAGAATCAGGATTCCAGTCACATATGAGTTGTTTACTTACCTGAAGTAGGGAAGCTACATGATAATGTTCCATTTACCACCGCATCCCATGATATAACTCAAATTTCTTGGAGAGCGATGCCTTCATGTCCAACATAACTGAAGTTGGATTTCAGATATTGACCCTTTTGTCCAACATAATACTGATCTCAAACCCTTTTGTACTCACTTTCAAGCTTACACTCACCTGTGGTTCTTTTCTTTGTCTTCTTCTtactctttttccttttgacctTCCCCCAAATCATCTCTTGTAGTTGGATTTCAGATATTGACCTGCGATAATCTACTGTTCTTTGGCTTCCATCCTCGACGGGTAGATTTGAAAACTTCTTTGGAGGTTTCGATCCCTCAGGACACCATTAGTGTTGGATCCCTAGAGTGGTTATTATCACGTTTGTTGTAGTAGAAAAAGAATAACAGAAAATGCATATGTTGGATTCCATGCGTTTTTCGTATAGTTGGTGAATAACATGTAACTGTAATATTGATTTGTGTTTTACTGATGGGGTCTGAATCTTACGACGGGTGATTTGTCCTCTTAATGATATTCATATTTTCTTACTAATGTTGCttttttttggcaaagaacaataATAAGGGAATGTCATGTATAAGTAAGTTGTAGTGTATTCGTATAAGGAACTATTTTCGAAGGTTTGGAAGTTCAGGCATTCGTATATTTTACTTTTGTTGCAGTTCGTATTTTTCGTCTCTGATGTTCTGACTCTAGATTGTTTTTTCAGGTTTACCCCAGTCAAAGATGAATATAATGAATAACCTTTCTTCAACTCTATGTAGAAGAGGGAATCTACGAGAGCTGATTACCAATGTTTCCGTCTATAGTGGTCTTTCTGGTAGATCCTGTCTATCATTTTAAGTTTTTGTGTTCATTTTTAGTATCAAATTCAAATTTAAGGTGTCGCCGGTATATAATATTGTTGTCTACTTAACTTTTTAGATGTAGCAGCAGAAGGAGGACTGGCAAGATTGATGGTCAGACGGTGGGCCACAAAAAAGGCTGCCGGATCATCAAAGAATGGTCGTGATTCTAATCCCAAGAATTTGGGGGTGAAGAAATTTGGCGGGGAGGTAAGTGTTACAAGTCGTCATgttcatttaattcttttatgacatcGATTTATCGAACCTTGTCCCCTTATCTTTGGTGTGATAATGAAGAATCGTCACGTGCAAAGTAATCTCCTTTCTGATTGATGTCATTCAAACCCTGCCAATTCAAAACCTTACTGTTATCGGTGTCCAACCCTAGAATGATGTGTTTGACACTGTGAGCGGGAAAAGCCAAAACTAACACGACAATTCTTAATACAAACTTGACAACGCAATTGCTGTATTTTCACTTTAACGTTGTATTTTCACTTGTATCTgtatatgtgtattttcacaTACACACATGCACAGATGTTGTTTATGCATCGTGTGTAACTGGACAAAATGGTCTGGACTTTACTATATCGTTCTAAATCAGACATTATCATGTGCAAGTACTCGCTGTAGTGTCTTATTGTTGGACATGACTGTCCACGCGTTGGCGTGGCCAAACTGTAGAATGTAGTAGAGTGTCCATTTACTTAGATGTACTGATGATactttcaaattgattttgtgCAGCGAGTAATTCCTGGAAACATAATAGTACGCCAGCGGGGCACAAGATTTCATCCTGGAAACTATGTTGGAATCGGGAAGGATCACACCTTGTTTGCGTTGAAAGAAGGTAATGTTAAATTTGAGCGTCATAAGCTGAGTGGCCGTAAGTGGGTTCACGTCGAGCCCAAAGATGGTCATGTGCTTCACCCTGTCTATACCAATAATCCTAAAGAAGGTCATATTATCTACGCCGATAAAACCCCTGTTGTACTTGAGACAGCTAAGGCTTAGGGTTTAACGTTTAGAAAGCAACAATGAATTCGTTAATCCCTGTTCCCATATAGGATTTTGGAGGATTGTTCATTGCCTTTTTACTTTTATAGTGAAATTTCAGGGTTTATTTTCTTCAGTTGGGTAATTTTTAGGCTGGGATTTTCATTACTCTTTGTTTCAGCTCTTTTTCTGTTTTAATCTTTTACACACAGAAACAGTTTCTTATTATGAATATACCATCGGAAAGTAGAAACCCTTTAGCTATATATATGTCTGCTTGTTTATTACGATTGTTGAGCATATATGATTTAACCTTGTAACATCACTAGTAGGGACTCTGAAACGAGACATGAAATAGGTTTAGATATCTAAAGCCATAGGAAGAGAGAATCTGTAAATACTAAACCAATTTTTCTTCCCCTCCAACTGTTCATACTCTGTCCGTCTTGCATATCACACCTGTGTCCGCTCGCCCTTCAGTGTTTTCTGCCCCTCCAACTGCCAGTCTTTATGAACAGCTGAAAGATAATGGCGCAAATTGGGGGTTCAGCTGTGAAGATGATCTAAATAGGAGAACAAGAATTGAACCCTCGTTTGTTCTTGATGCAATTTGGGCTAGCCTTAGGAAGAACAGGGAAAAGAAGATTATTAGAGAGCttctattttatttaataaaCCTCATTGATAGGAAGAGGCTTGCTACCTACAAAAATCCAGGTAGCTggataagaaaaaaaatacccCAATTTCCAGACATCTTGGTATATAAGCAGTGTCTGACCAATTTAAGTATTGAACACTTGCAATTTAAAGACTGAAAGGAAAACTTGGAAAACTATAATTAGTACTACGCTTACCAGAACTAGCCATCTACTTAGATTAGTTTTTTCAACTCATCAACCACAACACTGATATTATCTTTACTTCCTCTAGCCATTGAAACTTCAGCCAGAACTGCTGCAGCGAATGCTGCATTACAAGTATGATCCAAAAGTGACGAGGATATCCTTGCTACTTTACCTTCTAGACATTTCCTTGCTATTTGACAAGCCATCTTGTTTGACATAACATCCCATAAACCATCACTAGCCAATATTAGAAACTCATCGCTTTCGTTTCGTGAAGTTATCGTGACCTCCGGGACAGATGTTACAAATGGCTTGAGGTAGCGATCACCTGCACAAAAATGGAAACAAAAAACAGCATTAGCAGCAGCCTAAAACTAAAAATGTCTGTGCTGTTGGTTTTTACTTTCGTCATTTGGTAGCTAATTGAGCCGAAACGTCTACATCTGCCTGCCTTCAGTGTGGTTTAGTTTCAGACAGGGATTTTCGGTAATCTTTATTGTTTTAGTTCTAAAgttattcttttgtttctctCTTTTGTAACAAAAACCAGCTTACAAGAGGATGCTCAGTTTGATTTTACCTGGATTTGTCGCCAAACCAGCAGCAGCTTACAGGTTATGGTACAAGCTACAAAATGTGAACTACAGTTTGCAAGTGATATAGGAAATATAGCACTGTTATAGCACCTATGCATCTAGAGGTGGCAAGGACACCGAGAACACGGAATCCATTCCAGTTGATTACCATTCCTCCAGCCCCTTCGATTCTCTCCATCTCATCTTTCCTGTCAGGCTTGAACTGCAAATTAAATCCGCCGATACGTCGTATGTCACGGAAtacactttaaaaataaaaaatagcaaGAAAATTTACCTTATGATCTTCAGAAAGTGGGATCGGTGGTGAGCCAACACGAGACAAGACAGCCCTAGAATCACCACAATTAGCAACTATAATTTTATCTTTACTGATCAAAGAAACCACAGCCGTTGATCCTGCTGACTTAATACGTTGATTTTCAACTTCTTTTTCACTTACTTCTCTATCCATTTTCTCAAAGCAACTCACCATAACATTTTCCCAGTCGATCTCATCAAGATTTGATGATACAGTCTCATTCACTAGTATCTTATGTAACCGCTCACAACATAGGTTTGCTACAACGGAGCCACCATGTCCATCATACACAGCaaaaaaatcatatttcactTCTCCACCGTGATCATGATTGCGTGGACGGACATTATATGATGAAGGTAATAAGTTTTGCACTACAGTCACAGCATCTTCCATCTCCGGTCTTCCACCACACACAGAAACAGAACCATGTGACACAGACTGTAAGAAATCTCCGCTCACATTGTCACCACCGCAGATTTCATTTCCTCCCGACGATACTAATATCCCGAccattgttgtttttgttgttgttggtaccTCTTTTTCTAATAATATTCCAATGGGCGGTAGAGATGATCCACCCATCCTATTACTATGATCATGATCATCCACTATTATTTCCATTTGACTCGATTTATGATGATGAAAATATTCAAAACAAAAATGTCTTCCTTTTATAGAACTGTCGAGTCAAAAGAAgtcaaaacaaataacaaaaaaaaataaatgaacaaGTAGAATGTGCTGCATGTGCATGCATAGGATTTGACATCTGTTAGCAAATTTGAATTTGGTTTAGACACGCGATAAGATAATGGAGATAAGCGAGCAAATCCTCTGCATGTTATGCAGCAGGGACACTCCTGAAATGATCATGTCATGTGTCCGCCTGGGACTCGTGATATTGGGACGCACGCATTTTCGTATCAGACACATATGTGATATTATTTCCATATGCACACGCTATTTGGTTAACTAAGATGCAATGTATCATCATCCTCAAGCAAATCAGTTTTGACATCAAGACGGGTAATGGAAGAGCGAACAGGGGGAGTGAGTCGGGACGAATATTAAACCAAGTAGGCCAGCCCACATATGCAACCATCAGCTCTCATGTGTGCAAGTACCTCTCTAACTGTTGGATTGCTGACTGGAAATGAGATAAGTATCGCAAACCAACTGAAGTTGGAACTTGACCCAATATTTGGTCCATACACATTTTAGTAGTATCTGATAGATTATCTTATAAATCTATTAGATAATATTAGAGCCCTTTTTATGAAAGAGTTAAGGATCACAATCTCTGTCGATCTTTTTCAAAAGAATGACGATAAGAATCTGAACTACTCTATTATCTCTTTGGCTTTTCTTCGTTGGCATGGATAGTGATGCAGTACTGCTATATATATACCAGGCAAACCCTCCCGATAAGGATTCGTGAACCCGATAGACTTGCCGATTTGGAGTCCCGATAGTAAATCCCCACGGAGACAAGCAGTGGGACCCATTTGCCCGCACAGATCTAGGTGCTAGGAGCGCTAGCTTCCTGCCCATGGGATGTTTAGTCGGGATTTTCATCGAGTGCCCGCTTGATCGCTATCCGTTTGAACAGCTGTTCAGATCTTGGTTGTATGCCATGGGATGGTTCTGCGGAAGAATATTCGGACACTTTAGAGTTGTTGTAGTGATATTTACGGGTGTATCGCGTGCATTGTGTAGGGGCAAGTGTTGTCTAGGGGAGGCTTTTGAGACCCCATTGGGGAGTGAATCCAGACTATCTAGTACACGTGAGGCAGGGTTCATAACCTTAACCTTATTGAATATTATTGATGGAATTTTGGGTTAAAACTATGTACGAGTGAAAAttatttttcacaaaattggtcaattaacccaataacgataattcctgtgtgaaaaagacatgtaaaattggatactgtttaaatggaagaaaatgtaaAAATCTCCAGGATGTAAAGTTGtgaacagtttcatcctgcccattttcaaatactttttctcattttttattttgtttgcacccaaaaatatttccaagtactaaacacgatgattttggtgttgttgatgaaaacaggattaaaacatgaaacaagcataaagatgagagacacgaattttacgtggttcggcatggtttgcctacatccactgACGAATCCCCTTGGGAAGTGATTTTTTTATTGATAATAGAATTACATGGGATGTTTTCCCCCTACCAGCCACCTTCTTCTCGGGATTATATTccctctatttatacaattctgAACTAGGCTCTTCCCCTCATTATGAGGTAAacataaattttatttatttcccTTGCATGAAACCTCCTGGAATTAATTTTCCATGCATTATTCCAGACATTAAGCTTCCTTGCATGGCTCCTTATATTGATTTGCGGGCCTCCCGtatattttatacacggtacaaacatcgccccctcttaacctccaacttgttggggttaagaattttgtttttccttcgcgTCAATCGTCGATGACGTAACTCGCCAGTCGCCCCCAAACGTGAGTAGAgacattacaaagacgcccccaactgtaataacctgcaataaattaaatttgctcacgtgctaggcgagactttttgttacgtggtggacttgtgatgctcgatagCTAGTCAAGTCttgagtagaatgtagtgtgtgcTTGCGGATGGGGAAAGGCTTTTTGCTCGTAACGTAACAAGGCTAGCGCTTGCTGCTCGGACAGGCTGGACGTTGCTTGTGttaagtacgagtctttggaccaatatcgggcattgggctcgtggttcagatgagactttatgcttgccaagatgcaagtctttcatattcacgtgcaagacgagattttatgcttgcgataaaagcaagatttatgtgctcacgtgcaaggtgaggctttaggtgcttgcgaagtgatgcaaggctaaatattgaagggtctatgcaatcctcatctcgaacccgatcatgtcactatccacgaacctcgaactcgatcatgtcgttATCCACgaatctcgaactcgatcatgttgctgtcCCAAGTGCATATAAAAGTTTCTCGAACACAAATTTTTTTGCTTCCAcgctgtagggaattgaaagacgattccaacGAGCAAAAAATCACTAAATTCAGACTTAAAACGaataagttattgacgaaacaaggtTTGAACGAAGCGTGCGTGTTGTTGCATATGCGGCAGTGCTGACTGGATCAACTTACTGACGTGGCGTGCTGACTCGATCAATTTGCTAACGTGGAAGTAGACattgctgacgtggcagctgatgTGGCTGATTCTGGTTGCTGACGTGTCATGTTCGTGACGTGGAGCTTTCAGGTTAGCGAGTATTGTTGACGTGGCACGTTGATTGGATCACCTTGCTGATTTAAAATTTTTCGTGTGtgtagtaatagtggttataaaatagggttcttttcagacttgtgaaagcagatttttttagatttaataaaaattatatacaaaaaaaatattgacaaattggtagagaggtactgggactaatgattcggccaatcttcataacatagggcttaatgatttattctcaacaataatagctcaaaacatatatggactcttattttgccaaagtcgattctcaaaacattggttgtaaatgttaagcatggaacatcaaatcacctaagctaagcatgacccatctaatcaaataacacccaatttaatcaaatcatatttcacttaatttttaatgcaaaagtcttaaaaagaattaataaaattacccatttatgaagctcggcctcctccgtcgccccagtgttggggttagctcatcatggtgaaaaacctctcaaaatatttcattgatgctcaaaagtgttttacaatgaagagaaagataagtaaatgttctaaaacaggattctgcgacccacagaaggcgtccagaatcaacgacagagctgaggtgctgttgtcgttgaagaactacgacccacatacgacagtcgatttcactgttgaagaacgactgctgctgcgagtccgttcttcgtgttcttcaggcgtgttaatggcagcagcagcagcaggtaacttctctgcaactcctcctgcgcctctctgctcgcctccaaacctccccaaactctcgacaaccattctagtagacccaaagatcatatttatactcaaagacacgctgaaatccctcgccataactccaaataattcgtctttactcggcagtgaataacattatttttgaatattttcttaccagatttagaatttcacacgtaaacttggatcctgcacgctctagtaaggcttatacatgcctcataagtcatccaactcctccaaaacacttccatgcacaaccaaaacacacacaacaccgtgtacaggtcgtgttcactccgtgtagctctgttttgagctcgagaatcaaatcgatatttccagccaattccgatcaaattagacacccaaaatatcttccttaggctaaatcacatctttctaccaaaattcagccattgaatcgacctaccactacttcatttctttgatcgaaaattctcctgtgtgtgaacatttttcccgccaattttgagaatttgaattgttgaagaaggtgccccttatcctggactggggtgcgaatagcagatgccttgggggtgacctgggggtgccccttagtaattaggttaccccttatccaaacttgggagtccgaataacacgtgccctccgggtgccaaaatcaacttttcgagccgaattttcttaaaatatttatttccaaaaaatacctacaaatacataaaataacaaaattagtacaaaatcgagtgccaacaatatatagtattgagatcaaattagacacaaaaatgtgtctatcacttgctgacgtggcgtaaAGGTCGCTGACATGGCGTATTTGCTGACTGGTCACTCATCGATGACGTGACAGTCTTTGCTGACGTGTCAGTGACGTGGCACAAGTTAACTGGACCCACAAGGCATTGACTGTGCGCTGACTTGTCAGCGTTTGAGAAGTACTGGATCGTTGGTGTACGGAGGCTGGACAGATTTAATGGTCCAGATTCGTTAGATCTGCACGGATTGGATCTTTTGGATGATGAGGCGTACCTGAGCGATAGATCTTTGTAGCCGTACAGGATAGAAGCTTTTGTAACGCCTTTCTACAACATTTTTAACTTTTACGGTTTTGTAACTTCTCTGCTTCTGTTTCGCCACACTTTCTTCAACTGTTTCGTAACGGTTTTGATCTCTTCGCAACAGTTACGCGATTATTTTCTTCTTAACCCTATCTTGttatttttttcttgctgattttgcaTGGATATTCGTGCATGATTGTTCCAGgacttctctcactggtaaaactcgatcgttttactcgagtccccttagtcggcgccaatgtttgcacccagaaatattttcgagtactaaacacgatgattttggtgttgttgatgaaaacagGGTTAAAACATGAAACATGCATAAAGATGAGAGACACGAATTTTACGTGGTTTgacatggtttgcctacatccacggacgaatccccttgggaagtgattttcttattgataatagAATTACATGGCATTTTTTCCCCTACCAGCCACCTTCTTCTCAGGATTATATTccctctatttatacaattctgAACTAGGGTCTTTCCCTCATTATGAGGTAAACATAAATTGTATTTATTTCCCTTGCATGAAACCTCCTGgaattaattttgcatgaaacctcctggaattaatactgcatgCAACCTCCTGGAATTAATTCCTGAAATTAATCTTCCATGCATAACTCCTGGCATTAAGCTTCCTTGCATGGCTCCTTATATTGATATGCGGGCctcccgtgtattttatacacgataCAAAcaaatttacatcaggatgcatcgagtttcatcctcgctattttttaagtttaaaccaggatgaatccagtttcattcttgctatttttttggtgtccatttcacccatactaatttttactcgtccattaaaaccatgttttaaaaatatttgggaaaatgacccattttcccaTTATTTTTCAAGTTATAAATTCCAAGGATACGCTTTTTCATCCATAAGACCCACCCTAGTAATGAATATATATTATGGAGAATCACCGTTAAACATGATGAGTTACCAATTGGATGAAGAGATATTTTGTTTAAAACTTATTAGATGTAACAGCAAGAGAAGTAGCAAGCTTAATGATTAGGCGCTGGGCCAGGGGTGTAGCCACACTAAGGTGGGTGTGCAATCACAAAAGAAGGCTGCTGATCATCAAAGAATGGTCGTGATTCGTGACTCTAATCCCAAGAATTTGGGGGTAAAAACATTTATAGATTCTCTCTTCCCGTGGCTTTTGAATTATCCCTTTCCACCATCACCACCTTTTCACTCATGTCCAACTTCAATCCTCTCTCATGACAACTCAACTTCCACCGTTACAAAGTACTAACCCTCGGCATGAATCAAAGGGAGCCTCAAAATAAATGCTTGATCACCCTCCTAGATGTCTTCGGCCCACCAAAATCTAATAGATTTCCCAATTTCCAATTTTCAGCTTCTTGTGAAGATCAAAGGAGTTGAGAACAGAGAAAATTTTCTTTTCAGACTTCACACTTGTTTGAAGAATTTGGCTTTTTAGTTTCTCTATCATGCTGTCGAGTGTGTATTTTACTATTTTTGAAACTACTACTTTTCTCCCCAATCCCCCAGGAAACTTTTTGCCATCCAACATTTGAAGACTAAAGCTCT
Above is a genomic segment from Papaver somniferum cultivar HN1 chromosome 10, ASM357369v1, whole genome shotgun sequence containing:
- the LOC113316367 gene encoding protein phosphatase 2C 51-like, whose product is MVGILVSSGGNEICGGDNVSGDFLQSVSHGSVSVCGGRPEMEDAVTVVQNLLPSSYNVRPRNHDHGGEVKYDFFAVYDGHGGSVVANLCCERLHKILVNETVSSNLDEIDWENVMVSCFEKMDREVSEKEVENQRIKSAGSTAVVSLISKDKIIVANCGDSRAVLSRVGSPPIPLSEDHKPDRKDEMERIEGAGGMVINWNGFRVLGVLATSRCIGDRYLKPFVTSVPEVTITSRNESDEFLILASDGLWDVMSNKMACQIARKCLEGKVARISSSLLDHTCNAAFAAAVLAEVSMARGSKDNISVVVDELKKLI
- the LOC113317069 gene encoding uncharacterized protein LOC113317069; this encodes MNIMNNLSSTLCRRGNLRELITNVSVYSGLSDVAAEGGLARLMVRRWATKKAAGSSKNGRDSNPKNLGVKKFGGERVIPGNIIVRQRGTRFHPGNYVGIGKDHTLFALKEGNVKFERHKLSGRKWVHVEPKDGHVLHPVYTNNPKEGHIIYADKTPVVLETAKA